CGCGGCGGGTTTGGAGGTCGTGGACTTCCGCCTGGCCTCCGGGGAGGTGGCCCGTGGCCGATGGAGGTTCCCGGAGGAGCTGTGCCGCAGGGGTTTAGGAGCCGTGGATGGCGCCGAAGCTCTGGCCGTCCTAGCCTGGGGGCTGGAGCCGGCCGAGGGGTTGATTGTCACGGTCCTCCCGCCGTAGCTGTTGAGCTCCTGGGCGgtaggcggcggcggcagcggcaggCTCTGGTTGATGTGGTGTGCGCTGAGGATGTCTGGCAGGTCGCTCCTTTGTAAGCGCGGGGACATGACTGTGGACTTCCCCCCGTAGGCGTTGTTGCCCGCTCTGGAGTGCGGGGCTCTGCCGTTGGGGCTGTCCGGCGCAGGCAAGTTGTCCCCCTTGGTGGGAACGGTGGGGTTGATCACGACCGTCTTGCCCCCGTAACTGTTGAAGTCAAAAGAGGGAACTTCGGGCGCTTGGGTAACTGGCGATGGCTTGCTTTCAACTGGCACCCGGTGGTAGCTGCTTCTTGGGACTTCTTCCACAGGTGAAGGCTTTACATGGACAGGACGGTCTTTGCTGCTGCTGATGAAGTCTGCCGGCACCGCGTCTGGTTTTCTGTCTGGTTTGATCTCACTGGCTGCGGGCCGGCTGGGACGTTGCACCGCTGGGACGCTCATGCTGCTCTCCAAGTCTTTCGGGAGGTGTGGGGCCGATGCCACCGAGGTGGGGCTCTGGGGCGTGACGTAGAGGGCGTCCCCCCCTGAGTGGGTGCGGCCCCTGAGGCCCAGTTTGGACAGGGCCTCCATCCTGGATTTGCTCGGTGTGGGGTCCCTAAAGGAAACGCTTCGAGAGGGCAGGTTACTTCCCTTCTGAGTGGCCGGGGGCGGCACTTCTTCCTGGCCCGGATACTGAGACGCCCCCGGGAGGTTAGCCAGCATCTGCGCCTGCCTCTCATGGATGTTCACATTGGTCTGGTTTGCCTCCTTGTTGCTATGGACGACATTGATGTTGGCCGGGAAGCGGGTAGGCTTTGAGGACGTGGGCGGGCCATATTTGACTGTGTGTTCGGCCAGGCTGGTGGGCTTGTCTAATTCAAAACTCTTCCGGTGATGAAGAGAAGAGGGACCGATGTTGGAGGTGGTTCCGCCCTGGTTCTCCGCTAACTTCTGGGCTATCAGGACCGGGGTGGGGACGCAGCCCGGGGGGCAGTAGCTGGAGCGGCCGTCGGGGGTCCGGTAGCTGCTCccggagggaaggggaggatgGTACTCAGAAGCCTTCATGTCCCCTGGGTCCTGCCTCGGCTTCATGTCCTGGTGGCTGCTGGGGATGGCCGCTAAACTCTGAAAATCTGCGACATAGGTTTCATGTTAAGTTGGGCTTATGTTTCAGTTAGTATTAGAAAGCTCAGTTGGTCCAATAGAAGGGAACACGCTGAGCTCATACACTTTGCCCtaaaaataatttgacagtCGAACAATGAAACCTAAAATTTAAAACAACTCCCTAGTATTACAGATTCTCTCTCGGTTGTGACTtctctcactcaatcactcacactTTTGACACAATTATCTCACCCATAGCAATCTAGTGAATCAATGTTACAACACACTACCACAACCAAAATAGGTTCTACTTCCCTCTTGGCGAGGGTCATTTCTTTAAGGTTGTGGATACGTTTCACGTTTTATGCCTGAGTCGTACCTGGCATGGCGGGATTGAAGAAGGCCTCTTTGGTCGGTACGAGATCTGGCTCAGGCCGAACCAGGTCTATGATGTCGTTGTCCCTCGGGTTGGGGGTTCTGGTCTGGAGAGGCGAGGGGGCACCCGGGCTGGAGCTGCGCACAGGCatgagcgaggaggagggggcgctggCCAACGTGAGCGCTTGCTGGCTCTGTTCCTCGCCGTCCTCGAAGCTCTCCTCCAGGGAGTCGATGGTGGACTCGAAGAACTGGAGACACTCCTGCTCTAGTTGCTGCAGGTTCTTGTTATCCTGGGGGGTAGGAGAGGATGAGGAAACGTCAACAACAGCTTCATCCTTGTTAGGCCCTTTACACGCCTCCACTTCCTTGCATTGTTTACCtcatctccatgacaacagtGCCCTCATTGTTTTGCCTTCTTGTTATCGCCTATAATCATCATCCTGATCACGGGACCAAGAGAGAGAACACTGCCCGCCAACCTTGCAAACTTGCTCTGATGCTTCTCTGCGACACATAAACCATATCTCCCACACCAATGACTCGCTGCAAACCACTGCAGCCCTGAACACATACGACGGACATCTATCATAAAACATCCTGTAAACCCTGATCAGCTGTCTTTTTTTGGCACTCCCTAACACAAAGGGAAACCAAAACCATTGACAATCTCAGTTATGCTGCATGCATAGGTCACGCCTCTTTTGGGATGCTTCATGGAGACGTGACTCAACTTGGGTTTGAGCGACCCGACATAAAGGAATCCATATGTCACTTTGATCCAAAGCAATACCTTGAGTTCCTACATTCTTAGCATGGGGCCCTAGTTGGAATCAAAACCCATACCCTGGCGCCGTTAATTCCTTGCTTGGGAACAGCCTGTGGTTGAACAGGATTCTTAACAATGGCGGGCACAGTAGGTAGGTATGACAATGTGCTGTTTTGACTACATGCTGTGCCACGACTACAATTACAGTGTCAGCGTGTACGGGCTACATACTCATTTACACTATTTTAAGGTTAAGGTCTTGGTGGTTCACTCGGCAAAGCCACAGATTCTGCTGCTGACATAACAGCTTTGCCTGATGTATTCAGAAGTGTGCGATCCTCAAACACACCGTACAATGACAATGCAAACTCGTTCCAGCCCACACGACTGCGGTGAACACACCGACAGCAACACCTCGCCGAAACCCACACGAGATACAAGTGATATTTTGGTTTCCACAACAATGGAAGATTCCTTTTGTAGTATTCAGCATGACCCGCAGAGACTGCCGACAAACCGGTCTGACTCGCTCGGGTTTGTTAATGAATGTAATCCCTAAGGCATGCTGGAGGAGATTATGTTGTCAGGCAGGTGCTCTCTGTCACTCAGGCGAACCGATTCGGGTGTGAGATGACTAGAGGTCAACCAGCTTGGGGGCTGGGGGTGATGTGATGTTTCTGTTCCACAAGTATCCTAGTGTTGAAAGAActtaatgatgaaaaaaaaagaactttACTACGATTCATTTCAGGCGTAAGACCAAACGGGCAGGCTCACTAGAGCTTCCCGTGATTGGCATTTGATGGACGCTGTATTCATTAAgctaaaaacatgtttttcttttgaaaccacaaattcaaaATTGACCCAGAGTGTTTGGAGGATTTTTCTGGTACTTACTTGAGGAATTGAGGTCCTGCTGACACCGTAGCTGTGAGGAGGGTTCCCCCGCAGTTGGACGTCCATGGCGGCCTGCTCTGACCTCAGTCCAATGCCGGACTtcacactcttcctcctccactcttcttcttcctgttcctgtATGTTTATCCCCCCACCAACCCCTGTCTTGCTGTGTCTGTCTGGTCTCACACTCAAGGATCATCTGATCTTCTGTTCTCATGTAGAGTCTGGTTTAcccggagagggggagggagggagagaggaaaggagtgagggggaggaggtgaattGGAGAGAAAGACAGCAACAAAcattgttaaatgagaaatacaAACACCAATGAAAATCTCACTGGGATGTTGCGACGGAGTCACATTTCATATTGGAAGGAGCTTGCCGACCACTATTTGCTCTGGGAGCCCTTATTATAGGCTCAGCACAGCATGTGGGACCGGTTTAGCTTATCTTTGTATGTTAACCAAATATATAAACGGTCAATTTCAACTGACGCTCGTTAGGACCAAGCCTCAAGGTCATTTGGTTCCAGGATGTCTGTCCACTAAGATGAAAAGCGATCACCCACATTTCACCAACCGATGCGATGAGACTTTTTCTTTAAGTTTTGTGTGCAACGGTTCGTTGAGATCACAACTGATGCGATGACAGAAAAAAGACTTATCGCATCGTTTGCCGAAATGCCTTCCCAACACAATTTGACACATTGACAAGAATATGACAAATGTATGACCAAAAAAGGGGTTTGTTAATTGGTCAAATAAGCGATAAGAATCATCAGTAGGTTTTCTAAGGGGAAACAAGGTTAACGAGTTCGTTAATAGTTAGTTCTAAACATTATAGAACACATGTTCTATAAACAATACATCAATTAAAACCCATTTGAATTAAGATTACGACACT
This Gadus macrocephalus chromosome 19, ASM3116895v1 DNA region includes the following protein-coding sequences:
- the LOC132447722 gene encoding proteoglycan 4 → MDVQLRGNPPHSYGVSRTSIPQDNKNLQQLEQECLQFFESTIDSLEESFEDGEEQSQQALTLASAPSSSLMPVRSSSPGAPSPLQTRTPNPRDNDIIDLVRPEPDLVPTKEAFFNPAMPDFQSLAAIPSSHQDMKPRQDPGDMKASEYHPPLPSGSSYRTPDGRSSYCPPGCVPTPVLIAQKLAENQGGTTSNIGPSSLHHRKSFELDKPTSLAEHTVKYGPPTSSKPTRFPANINVVHSNKEANQTNVNIHERQAQMLANLPGASQYPGQEEVPPPATQKGSNLPSRSVSFRDPTPSKSRMEALSKLGLRGRTHSGGDALYVTPQSPTSVASAPHLPKDLESSMSVPAVQRPSRPAASEIKPDRKPDAVPADFISSSKDRPVHVKPSPVEEVPRSSYHRVPVESKPSPVTQAPEVPSFDFNSYGGKTVVINPTVPTKGDNLPAPDSPNGRAPHSRAGNNAYGGKSTVMSPRLQRSDLPDILSAHHINQSLPLPPPPTAQELNSYGGRTVTINPSAGSSPQARTARASAPSTAPKPLRHSSSGNLHRPRATSPEARRKSTTSKPAAAFRAQGITVQFSGKGAMDDSRRAALRKLGLMK